Proteins encoded within one genomic window of Candidatus Methylomirabilota bacterium:
- a CDS encoding pitrilysin family protein, with product MQRLLLAVVLVGVSVAPVVAQAPSAGTAAVLATTLNNGLRVLLLEDHRSPIASVQLWYRVGSRNERPGATGIAHFLEHMMFKGTHRYGPRQFARLIEQNGGQDNAFTTQDLTSYFVNIAADKVGLVLELEADRMRNLLLEPKEINAEREVVIEERRTRTEDDPGSFLGEEVSSLAFKAHPYGAPIIGWMEDLKRITPAEIRAFYDVHYVPNNATLVVVGDIEAPAVLDQVKRQFGGIARGADPPPVVVTEPVQNGERRVIIQKQAKLPIVYLAWHVPSQKSPDAPALETLSVILSGGRASRLYRSLVYDRRLALEAGGDYSYFSLDPNLFWFWATPMPGQTPETLEQALLDEMEQLRSEPVAAEELARARNQVEASFVFQQDSVYRRAALLARFEMIGGYRLLDAYVDRIRAVTAADVQRVARMYFPADRKNVGVLLPLP from the coding sequence GTGCAGCGTCTGCTCCTCGCCGTCGTCCTGGTCGGCGTCTCCGTCGCTCCCGTCGTCGCCCAGGCGCCCTCGGCCGGCACCGCGGCCGTGCTGGCGACGACCCTGAACAACGGCCTGCGCGTGCTCCTGCTCGAAGACCACCGCAGCCCGATCGCGTCGGTCCAGCTCTGGTACCGCGTGGGCTCCCGCAACGAGCGGCCGGGCGCCACCGGGATCGCCCACTTCCTGGAGCACATGATGTTCAAGGGTACCCATCGGTATGGACCCCGTCAGTTCGCCCGGCTGATCGAACAGAACGGCGGCCAGGACAACGCCTTCACCACTCAGGACCTGACGTCGTACTTCGTCAACATCGCGGCCGACAAGGTCGGCCTCGTGCTCGAGCTGGAAGCCGACCGCATGCGCAACCTGCTCCTCGAGCCCAAGGAGATCAACGCCGAGCGAGAGGTCGTCATCGAGGAGCGGCGCACGCGGACGGAAGACGATCCCGGCAGCTTCCTCGGCGAGGAGGTCAGCTCTCTCGCGTTCAAGGCCCACCCCTACGGCGCGCCGATCATCGGCTGGATGGAGGACCTGAAACGCATCACGCCGGCCGAGATCCGGGCCTTCTACGACGTCCACTACGTCCCCAACAACGCGACCCTGGTCGTGGTGGGGGACATCGAGGCGCCGGCGGTGCTCGATCAGGTCAAGCGGCAGTTCGGCGGCATCGCCCGCGGCGCCGATCCGCCCCCGGTGGTGGTCACCGAGCCGGTCCAGAACGGCGAGCGGCGCGTGATCATCCAGAAGCAGGCGAAGCTCCCGATCGTGTATCTGGCCTGGCATGTGCCCAGCCAGAAATCCCCCGACGCGCCGGCCCTGGAGACGCTGTCCGTGATCCTGTCCGGGGGGCGGGCCTCCCGGCTCTACCGCAGCCTCGTCTACGACCGCCGGCTGGCCCTGGAGGCGGGCGGTGACTATTCCTACTTCTCGCTCGATCCGAACCTCTTCTGGTTCTGGGCCACCCCGATGCCCGGCCAGACGCCCGAGACGCTGGAACAGGCGCTCCTGGACGAGATGGAGCAGCTGCGCAGCGAGCCGGTGGCCGCCGAGGAGCTCGCGCGGGCCCGGAACCAGGTCGAGGCCTCATTCGTCTTCCAGCAGGATTCCGTGTACCGGCGCGCCGCGCTCCTGGCCCGGTTCGAGATGATCGGCGGCTACCGGCTCCTCGACGCCTACGTGGATCGCATTCGGGCGGTGACGGCCGCCGACGTGCAGCGCGTAGCCCGAATGTACTTCCCGGCCGATCGAAAGAATGTCGGTGTCTTGCTACCGCTGCCTTGA
- a CDS encoding uracil-DNA glycosylase has product MTTRSWHNPPAVPGQVSLERLNARIVRCRRCPRLVAHREAVATAPPRRFQGQAYWARPLPGFGDPRARLLLIGLAPAGHGGNRTGRMFTGDESGNWLFRALYEAGFANQPDSVRRTDGLRLRDAYITATIRCAPPANRPQIDEIANCRPYLLEELRLLSRVRVVVGLGHIGWRAYLGARRALGLELPTPLPTFGHGAETTFADGVTLIASYHPSQQNTFTGKLTRAMLRQVFVTARERLQ; this is encoded by the coding sequence ATGACGACTCGCTCGTGGCACAATCCGCCCGCCGTGCCCGGTCAGGTCTCGCTGGAGCGCCTCAACGCGCGCATCGTGCGGTGCCGTCGGTGTCCGCGCCTCGTCGCCCACCGCGAGGCGGTGGCCACGGCCCCGCCCCGGCGGTTTCAGGGGCAGGCGTACTGGGCCCGGCCGCTGCCCGGCTTCGGGGATCCGCGCGCGCGGCTGTTGCTCATCGGGCTGGCGCCGGCCGGCCACGGCGGCAACCGCACGGGGCGCATGTTCACCGGGGACGAGAGCGGGAACTGGCTCTTCCGCGCGCTCTACGAGGCCGGCTTCGCCAACCAGCCCGACTCGGTGCGGCGGACCGACGGCCTGCGGCTGCGCGACGCCTACATCACCGCGACCATTCGCTGCGCGCCGCCGGCGAACCGCCCGCAGATCGACGAGATCGCCAACTGCCGGCCATACCTGCTCGAGGAGCTGCGCCTGCTATCGCGGGTCCGCGTCGTGGTCGGCCTGGGCCACATCGGCTGGCGTGCCTACCTCGGCGCCCGCCGGGCCCTCGGGCTCGAGCTCCCCACGCCACTGCCCACCTTCGGTCACGGCGCCGAGACGACGTTCGCCGACGGGGTGACCCTCATCGCCAGTTACCATCCGAGCCAACAGAACACCTTCACCGGCAAGCTGACCCGGGCCATGCTGCGCCAGGTGTTCGTCACCGCGCGCGAACGGCTGCAATAG
- a CDS encoding isoaspartyl peptidase/L-asparaginase, which produces MRGHDGRRARVPAVVVHGGAGASPAEGRDELRAGVQAAALAGWGRLEAGGSAVDAVEAAVRVLEDHPHFNAGRGSVLTTAGTVETDASIMEGDRLRCGAVGAVSGIANPVTLARRIMEDGRHVLLVAEGALGFARVHTVPECDPRTLITDREHRRHREALARAGPGGGTVGAVALDRRGTLAAATSTGGMAGKLPGRVGDSALIGCGTYADSTIGGASCTGRGEAIIRVVLARRALTYLKDADDADYAARVAVDLLVEEGGGDGGLILLDWRGRFGWAHSTPLMPVAWMSPGLDEPGVNC; this is translated from the coding sequence GTGAGAGGACACGACGGCCGCCGGGCCCGGGTGCCCGCCGTCGTGGTCCACGGCGGCGCCGGCGCCTCCCCGGCCGAGGGGCGCGACGAGCTGCGCGCCGGCGTGCAGGCGGCGGCGCTGGCCGGCTGGGGCCGTCTCGAGGCAGGTGGCAGCGCTGTGGACGCGGTCGAGGCTGCCGTCCGCGTGCTCGAGGATCATCCGCACTTCAACGCGGGGCGGGGCTCCGTGCTCACCACGGCCGGGACGGTGGAAACCGATGCCTCGATCATGGAAGGCGACCGCCTGCGCTGCGGGGCGGTCGGCGCCGTGTCCGGCATCGCGAATCCCGTCACCCTGGCCCGTCGGATCATGGAGGACGGACGACACGTGTTGCTGGTCGCCGAGGGCGCTCTCGGCTTCGCCCGCGTCCACACAGTGCCGGAGTGCGATCCCCGGACCCTGATCACCGACCGGGAGCACCGGCGCCATCGGGAAGCCCTGGCCCGGGCCGGCCCGGGCGGCGGCACGGTGGGAGCAGTGGCCCTGGACCGGCGCGGCACCCTCGCGGCGGCGACCTCCACCGGCGGAATGGCCGGCAAGCTGCCGGGTCGCGTCGGGGACAGTGCTCTGATCGGCTGCGGAACGTACGCCGATAGCACGATCGGTGGCGCCTCGTGCACGGGCCGGGGGGAAGCTATCATTCGCGTGGTGCTGGCTCGCCGGGCGCTCACGTATCTCAAGGACGCTGACGACGCCGACTACGCTGCCCGGGTGGCAGTGGACCTGCTCGTCGAGGAGGGAGGCGGCGACGGCGGACTCATCCTGCTGGACTGGCGCGGCCGGTTCGGCTGGGCCCACTCCACCCCCCTGATGCCCGTCGCCTGGATGTCCCCCGGCCTGGATGAACCCGGAGTCAATTGCTGA
- a CDS encoding threonine ammonia-lyase gives MPCPMIAEIEAARERLRGAIYETPCAYSATLSELTKTRCFVKLENLQMTGSFKERGAANLLLQLDESQRPRGVVAASAGNHGLAVAFHAARLNIPAVIVMPEWAPLIKVTSARRYGAEVILHGADYDEAYRRARELEDSRGLLLVHPFDDPRVIAGQGTIGLELLEQRPDLDAVLVAVGGGGLAAGVALAIKSRRPEVRVIGVEADVLPAMRRSLDAGERVTLAPASTIADGIAVRRVGERTFALTRKLLDDVVTVGEEELANAILLLLEIEKTVVEGAGAAPLAALVNRALNLEGARVVLVLSGGNIDVTMLARIIERGLVKDGRLVRVGVLLKDRPGELARLAALIADERANIVHIEHNRAFSRAAIGSTEVDLTLETSGRPHVERLRERLAADGYRVVERPRD, from the coding sequence ATGCCCTGTCCAATGATCGCCGAGATCGAGGCGGCCCGAGAGCGCCTGCGTGGCGCCATCTACGAGACACCGTGCGCGTACTCGGCGACGCTGTCCGAGCTGACGAAAACCCGGTGCTTCGTGAAGCTCGAGAACCTCCAGATGACCGGCTCCTTCAAGGAGCGCGGCGCGGCCAACCTCCTGCTCCAGCTCGACGAGTCCCAGCGGCCGCGGGGCGTGGTGGCGGCCAGCGCCGGCAATCACGGTCTGGCGGTGGCCTTCCACGCGGCGCGCCTGAACATCCCGGCGGTGATCGTGATGCCGGAGTGGGCGCCGCTCATCAAGGTGACGTCGGCCCGTCGCTACGGGGCCGAGGTGATCCTGCACGGCGCCGACTACGACGAGGCCTACCGCCGGGCGCGCGAGCTCGAGGACAGTCGTGGGCTCCTGCTGGTACATCCGTTCGACGACCCCCGGGTCATCGCCGGTCAGGGCACCATCGGCCTGGAACTGCTGGAGCAGCGCCCGGACCTCGACGCCGTGCTGGTGGCGGTCGGCGGCGGCGGCCTCGCGGCGGGTGTCGCCCTGGCCATCAAGAGCCGCCGCCCCGAGGTGCGGGTGATCGGCGTGGAGGCCGACGTGCTGCCGGCCATGCGCCGTTCGCTGGACGCAGGGGAGCGCGTCACCCTGGCGCCGGCCTCGACGATCGCCGACGGCATCGCCGTGCGCCGCGTGGGCGAGCGGACCTTCGCGCTCACCCGCAAGCTGCTCGACGACGTCGTCACGGTGGGCGAAGAGGAGCTGGCTAACGCGATCCTGCTCCTGCTCGAGATCGAGAAGACCGTGGTCGAAGGCGCCGGCGCCGCCCCGCTGGCCGCCCTCGTCAATCGCGCCTTGAACCTCGAGGGCGCGCGCGTGGTCCTCGTGCTGTCGGGAGGCAACATCGACGTCACGATGCTGGCGCGCATCATCGAGCGGGGGCTGGTCAAGGACGGACGGCTGGTGCGGGTGGGCGTGCTGCTCAAAGATCGCCCGGGCGAGCTGGCCCGGCTGGCCGCGCTCATCGCGGACGAGCGGGCGAACATCGTGCACATCGAGCACAACCGGGCGTTCTCCCGGGCCGCCATCGGCAGCACCGAGGTCGATCTGACCCTGGAGACCTCCGGCCGGCCCCACGTCGAGCGCTTGCGCGAACGCCTGGCCGCCGACGGCTACCGCGTCGTGGAGCGCCCCCGCGACTGA
- a CDS encoding lysophospholipid acyltransferase family protein gives MSTPVLDLFRPLAHALARGYFGLDLHGVENIPTTGPVLITPNHQTYADPPLVSLPVRRPVHYMAWSRLFQVPVFGQVIRLLRAFPVDIDSTDSRATREAVRLLQAGAAVMIFPEGGRSLDGRIGRFRAGAFRLAVAVRAPVLPVTIVGGHQAWPPQRLLPRRARIAITYHPLQWSDPSLGPREAARQLAARTQQAIISALEHPGGAGADAQSRGRSTTR, from the coding sequence GTGTCGACGCCCGTCCTCGACCTGTTCCGTCCCCTGGCCCACGCGTTGGCCCGCGGCTACTTCGGCCTGGACCTGCACGGTGTCGAGAACATCCCGACGACGGGCCCGGTGCTGATCACGCCCAACCACCAGACGTACGCCGACCCTCCCCTCGTCAGCCTACCCGTCCGCCGACCCGTTCACTACATGGCGTGGAGCCGACTCTTCCAGGTGCCCGTGTTCGGCCAGGTCATCCGCCTGCTTCGCGCCTTTCCCGTCGACATCGACTCGACCGATTCCCGGGCGACCCGCGAGGCCGTTCGGCTGCTCCAGGCTGGCGCGGCAGTGATGATCTTTCCCGAGGGGGGCCGCAGCCTCGATGGCCGGATCGGTCGCTTCCGCGCGGGGGCCTTTCGCCTGGCCGTGGCCGTGCGGGCGCCTGTCCTGCCGGTGACGATCGTCGGCGGTCACCAGGCGTGGCCGCCGCAGCGGCTGTTGCCGCGACGCGCGCGCATCGCGATCACGTATCACCCGCTGCAGTGGTCGGACCCTTCGCTGGGGCCCCGGGAGGCGGCGCGCCAGCTCGCGGCCCGGACGCAGCAGGCGATCATCAGCGCGCTGGAGCATCCCGGCGGAGCCGGCGCCGACGCTCAGTCGCGGGGGCGCTCCACGACGCGGTAG
- a CDS encoding TraR/DksA C4-type zinc finger protein has protein sequence MNGVKERLEQDLMTAVGRLRQMDGAVALEELPGPIAVDGDEFDEIQETVRREIGFATRELLVARVQRLQAALERLRDGGYGTCVECGEPIAVARLRALPEVQTCVRCQDRLERLGRRLEAVEVQLDSVEDDDD, from the coding sequence ATGAACGGAGTCAAGGAGCGGCTGGAGCAGGATCTGATGACCGCCGTGGGGCGGCTTCGCCAGATGGACGGGGCCGTCGCCCTAGAGGAACTTCCAGGACCGATCGCCGTCGATGGCGACGAGTTCGACGAGATCCAGGAGACGGTCCGGCGCGAGATCGGGTTCGCGACACGCGAGTTGCTGGTCGCGCGCGTCCAGCGGCTGCAGGCGGCGCTCGAGCGGCTTCGCGACGGGGGCTATGGCACGTGCGTGGAATGTGGCGAGCCCATCGCGGTCGCGCGGCTGCGGGCGCTGCCCGAGGTCCAGACCTGCGTGCGATGCCAGGACCGGCTGGAGCGGTTGGGGCGGCGTCTCGAGGCGGTCGAAGTCCAGCTCGATTCCGTCGAAGACGACGACGACTAG
- a CDS encoding malic enzyme-like NAD(P)-binding protein → MTNPPSASYSMTVRLQITNRPGMLGKLTSAIGRAGGDIGAIDLVEVDKTTITRDLSFKASDERHAQQIVDRVRAVPGVRVVNASDRTFLMHLGGKIEVRGKVSVKTRDDLSMAYTPGVARVCLAIHQDAEKAYALTIKQNTVAVVTDGSAVLGLGDIGPSGAQPVMEGKALLFKELAGVDAFPLCLATQDVNEIVLIVKAIAPVFGGINLEDISAPRCFEIEERLQRDLDIPVFHDDQHGTAVVVLGALLNALKIVKKRLADARIVFSGAGASAIATAKLLMKVGARHIVACDRAGALYRGRTENMNPMKEWFARHTNPRRIHGSLSDALTGADVFIGLSGPGVISAKDVKTMNRDAIVFAMANPIPEIRPEEAGSHVRVMATGRSDYPNQINNVNCFPGFFRGMLDVRARRVNDAMKIAAAEALAGIVGKDELGEEYITPSVFDRRVPEAVAAAVAQAAIRTGVARRRPRPVSGRAR, encoded by the coding sequence ATGACCAACCCGCCCAGTGCGAGCTACAGCATGACCGTTCGGCTTCAGATCACGAACCGCCCCGGCATGCTGGGCAAGCTCACCTCCGCCATCGGCCGGGCGGGCGGCGATATCGGCGCCATCGACCTGGTGGAGGTCGACAAGACGACCATCACCCGCGACCTGAGCTTCAAGGCCAGCGACGAACGCCACGCCCAGCAGATCGTCGATCGTGTCCGGGCCGTGCCGGGCGTCCGCGTGGTCAACGCCTCCGACCGTACGTTCCTCATGCATCTGGGCGGCAAGATCGAGGTCCGGGGCAAGGTCTCGGTCAAGACCCGCGACGACCTGTCCATGGCCTATACCCCCGGCGTGGCCCGCGTCTGCCTGGCCATCCACCAGGACGCCGAGAAGGCCTACGCGCTGACGATCAAGCAGAACACCGTGGCCGTCGTGACCGATGGCTCGGCGGTCCTCGGCCTGGGCGACATCGGCCCCAGCGGGGCCCAGCCCGTGATGGAGGGGAAGGCTCTGCTCTTCAAGGAATTGGCCGGCGTCGACGCGTTTCCTCTCTGTCTGGCCACGCAGGACGTGAACGAGATCGTCCTCATCGTGAAGGCGATTGCGCCGGTCTTCGGCGGCATCAACCTCGAAGACATCTCGGCGCCCCGCTGCTTCGAGATCGAGGAGCGCCTACAGCGGGACCTGGACATCCCGGTCTTCCACGACGATCAGCACGGCACGGCGGTGGTGGTGCTGGGCGCCCTGCTCAATGCCCTGAAGATCGTCAAGAAGCGGTTGGCCGACGCCCGGATCGTGTTCTCCGGGGCCGGAGCCTCGGCGATCGCTACCGCCAAGCTCCTCATGAAGGTGGGGGCCCGGCACATCGTGGCCTGCGATCGCGCGGGCGCGCTGTACCGGGGGCGGACCGAGAACATGAACCCGATGAAGGAGTGGTTCGCCCGGCACACGAATCCCCGGCGAATTCACGGGTCGCTGAGCGACGCGCTGACCGGCGCCGATGTGTTCATCGGGCTGTCCGGGCCCGGCGTCATCTCGGCCAAGGACGTGAAGACGATGAACCGGGACGCCATCGTGTTCGCGATGGCCAACCCCATCCCGGAGATCCGACCGGAGGAGGCCGGGTCCCACGTGCGAGTCATGGCCACCGGTCGCTCGGACTATCCCAACCAGATCAACAACGTGAACTGCTTCCCCGGATTCTTCCGGGGCATGCTCGACGTGCGGGCCCGGCGGGTGAACGATGCCATGAAGATCGCCGCGGCCGAGGCGTTGGCCGGCATCGTGGGCAAGGACGAGCTGGGCGAGGAGTACATCACCCCGTCCGTCTTCGACCGACGGGTGCCGGAGGCGGTCGCCGCGGCGGTGGCGCAAGCCGCCATCCGCACCGGGGTGGCCCGCCGCCGGCCTCGCCCCGTGTCCGGCCGGGCGCGCTAG
- a CDS encoding DUF169 domain-containing protein: MIDVKTADRELMTYIRPQTFPVAIRMLRPGEEIPEKAKRPARDFKKLSMNCQVIDMARRYGWTIALTREDHICSLGIAALGFEKPTHLHNSGTLCEGMYTETKEAGQRSEVAVDRFEPGEFSALLVAPLERASFEPDLVCVYGNPAQIMRLVQAALWKQGGKLTSSFAGRVACADIIVTTMQTDRPQVIMPCSGDRIFGQTQDHEMAFTIPWPQMEDILAGLRGTHAGGIRYPITQFLEYEPKLPPRYLEANRVWDAEQGRAPYTPRDRVVAAYKRTFADRVPTYPIVASFAGTLDGLSIEEYCTSPSKAIKAMLNYFERYQPDVVLAYNDLAKEAEAFGCRVKYSDYVVPSIDVHVLAEDKARLATLAMPDPYRTARLPGFLEQCEALVNARPPTAIGAVAVGPWTIAMLLRNPETMLLDTFEDPQFIHDLMRVATDFCKLWGDAIVKTGIGLSFSEPTASISLISPDNYRDFIAPYHKELVAHFKAKKVGVTTHICGTTYPIYEDLIQCGFTTISFDLDQQADPSLYVDQLDRFMQVARGRAVAIGNVDATKFERATREEIEAEVKRCIDSAARHSGFILSTSCEIPPRSNPDIVRWFMDTAREYGRYDRIFSSESG, from the coding sequence ATGATCGACGTCAAGACCGCCGACCGGGAGCTGATGACCTACATCCGGCCGCAGACCTTTCCGGTGGCGATCCGGATGCTGAGGCCCGGCGAGGAGATTCCCGAGAAGGCCAAGCGCCCGGCCAGGGACTTCAAGAAGCTCAGCATGAACTGCCAGGTCATCGACATGGCGCGCCGATATGGCTGGACCATCGCCCTGACCCGCGAGGATCACATCTGCTCGCTGGGGATCGCCGCCCTCGGCTTCGAGAAGCCGACGCACCTGCACAACTCCGGCACGCTGTGCGAGGGCATGTACACGGAGACCAAGGAGGCCGGTCAGCGCTCGGAAGTCGCCGTCGATCGCTTCGAGCCGGGTGAGTTCTCCGCGCTGCTGGTCGCTCCCCTGGAGCGGGCGTCGTTCGAGCCCGACCTGGTGTGTGTCTACGGCAACCCGGCCCAGATCATGCGCCTGGTCCAGGCCGCCCTGTGGAAACAGGGGGGCAAGCTCACCTCGTCGTTCGCGGGGCGCGTGGCCTGCGCCGACATCATCGTGACGACCATGCAGACCGACCGCCCTCAGGTGATCATGCCCTGCTCGGGTGATCGGATCTTCGGCCAGACGCAGGACCACGAGATGGCCTTCACGATTCCCTGGCCCCAGATGGAGGACATCCTGGCCGGTCTGCGCGGCACGCACGCCGGCGGCATCCGCTACCCCATCACGCAGTTTCTGGAGTACGAGCCGAAACTGCCGCCCCGCTACCTGGAAGCCAACCGGGTGTGGGACGCCGAGCAGGGCCGCGCCCCCTACACGCCCCGCGACCGGGTCGTGGCCGCTTACAAGCGGACCTTCGCCGACCGCGTGCCGACGTACCCGATCGTGGCATCGTTCGCGGGGACGCTCGACGGGCTCTCCATCGAGGAATACTGCACGAGCCCCAGCAAGGCCATCAAAGCCATGCTGAACTACTTCGAGCGGTATCAGCCGGACGTGGTGCTGGCCTACAACGATCTGGCCAAGGAAGCGGAGGCCTTCGGCTGCCGGGTCAAGTACTCCGACTACGTGGTCCCGTCCATCGACGTCCACGTACTGGCCGAGGACAAGGCCCGGCTGGCCACGCTGGCCATGCCCGATCCGTACCGCACGGCTCGGCTGCCCGGATTCCTCGAGCAGTGCGAGGCGCTGGTGAACGCCCGCCCGCCGACGGCCATCGGAGCCGTGGCCGTGGGCCCCTGGACGATCGCCATGCTCCTGCGCAACCCGGAGACCATGCTGCTCGACACGTTCGAGGACCCGCAGTTCATTCACGACCTCATGCGGGTCGCCACGGACTTCTGCAAGCTGTGGGGCGACGCGATCGTGAAGACCGGGATCGGGCTGAGCTTCTCCGAGCCCACGGCGTCCATCAGCCTGATCTCGCCCGACAATTACCGCGACTTCATCGCTCCCTATCACAAGGAGCTCGTCGCCCATTTCAAGGCCAAGAAAGTGGGTGTGACCACCCACATCTGTGGCACGACGTACCCGATCTATGAGGACCTCATCCAGTGCGGCTTCACCACGATCTCCTTCGATCTGGACCAGCAGGCCGATCCCAGCCTCTACGTGGACCAGCTCGACCGCTTCATGCAGGTCGCCCGGGGGCGGGCGGTGGCGATCGGCAACGTCGACGCCACGAAGTTCGAACGGGCGACGCGGGAGGAGATCGAGGCCGAAGTCAAGCGCTGCATCGACAGCGCGGCGCGGCACTCCGGCTTCATCCTGTCGACGTCGTGCGAGATCCCTCCGCGCTCGAACCCGGACATCGTGCGCTGGTTCATGGACACCGCCCGGGAGTACGGACGCTACGACCGGATCTTTAGCTCGGAGAGCGGCTAG
- a CDS encoding RNA-binding protein — translation MAAKLYIGGLSYSTTSEALREFFAQSGNVVSATVITDRFSGQSRGFGFVEMGTTEDAQNAIAQLNGRELDGRRIVVEISNPQAPRTGGGGGGRPGGGGRPGGGGGGRRPGGGGGRESGYAHRPSKPIKW, via the coding sequence ATGGCGGCGAAACTCTACATCGGCGGTCTTTCCTACTCCACCACCAGCGAAGCCCTACGGGAGTTCTTCGCACAGTCCGGCAACGTGGTCTCCGCGACCGTCATCACCGATCGCTTCTCCGGGCAATCCCGGGGCTTCGGGTTCGTCGAGATGGGCACCACCGAGGATGCGCAGAACGCCATCGCCCAGCTGAACGGCCGCGAGCTCGACGGCCGCCGCATCGTCGTGGAAATCTCCAACCCGCAAGCGCCCCGCACCGGTGGCGGCGGTGGCGGTCGGCCGGGCGGGGGCGGACGTCCCGGCGGCGGAGGCGGTGGTCGGCGGCCCGGCGGTGGTGGCGGCCGCGAGAGCGGTTACGCGCACCGGCCCTCCAAGCCCATCAAGTGGTGA
- a CDS encoding response regulator has protein sequence MASPRHRVIIIDDEPALLSVLKEYIETRRPPAECVVETARDGSEGLDLLVRHRPDLIILDVDMPGPNGLVVLRKIHNLDPTIPVVMLTGKANAAQAGETLKDGAVMYVPKPLDLRYLDHLLAMYCPPAA, from the coding sequence ATGGCCTCCCCCCGTCACCGCGTCATCATCATCGACGACGAGCCCGCGCTGCTCAGCGTCCTCAAGGAATACATCGAGACCCGGCGGCCGCCGGCGGAGTGCGTCGTGGAGACGGCGCGCGACGGATCGGAGGGGCTGGACCTCCTCGTTCGTCACCGGCCCGACCTGATCATCCTCGACGTCGACATGCCCGGGCCGAACGGGCTCGTCGTGCTCCGCAAGATCCACAACCTCGATCCCACGATCCCGGTCGTCATGCTGACGGGAAAGGCCAACGCCGCCCAGGCCGGCGAGACGCTCAAGGACGGTGCAGTCATGTACGTGCCGAAGCCTTTGGACCTGCGGTACCTCGATCATCTGCTCGCGATGTACTGCCCGCCGGCGGCGTGA